In one window of Limnohabitans sp. MORI2 DNA:
- a CDS encoding EamA family transporter — protein MHAMSALPHLTRRQLWTLITLTLVWGLNWPIMKFGVTGFPPLTFRSLSMLIGLPVLGLALVLMKIPFRIPREHWRELFTLALFNMFVWHVLVILALPMLSSGRAAILGYTMPIFSAIWGVIWFNAPLRARQWLGVAAAGIGVLLLLWNELSHLSGQPVGVLMVLVAASTWAYGTQRLRHTPMPVPTLTIAFWMTAMTTVLLTVMACVFEQDRWQVPAPSTQWSILYNALGVFAFAQAAWLTLARGLPPVASTLSVMFIPVLGVFSGAWWLGEVLHWQDWTAVVLMVVAIASVLWPAKSS, from the coding sequence ATGCACGCCATGTCAGCCCTGCCTCATCTCACCCGCCGCCAGCTTTGGACGCTCATCACCCTCACTTTGGTGTGGGGCTTGAACTGGCCCATCATGAAGTTTGGCGTCACAGGTTTTCCACCGCTCACGTTTCGCAGTTTGTCGATGTTGATCGGCTTGCCTGTGCTGGGCTTGGCGTTGGTGCTGATGAAAATTCCGTTTCGCATTCCGCGCGAGCACTGGCGCGAGTTGTTCACGCTGGCTTTGTTCAATATGTTTGTGTGGCATGTGCTGGTGATCTTGGCGTTGCCCATGCTGTCGAGCGGACGCGCGGCCATCTTGGGCTACACCATGCCCATCTTCTCGGCCATTTGGGGCGTGATTTGGTTCAACGCGCCTTTGCGTGCGCGGCAATGGTTGGGTGTCGCAGCTGCAGGTATTGGCGTGTTGCTGCTGCTGTGGAATGAACTAAGCCACTTGTCGGGCCAGCCTGTGGGTGTGCTGATGGTGTTGGTGGCTGCGTCCACATGGGCCTATGGCACGCAGCGCCTGCGCCACACACCGATGCCCGTGCCCACGCTGACCATTGCGTTTTGGATGACTGCCATGACCACGGTACTACTGACGGTGATGGCCTGTGTGTTTGAGCAAGACCGCTGGCAAGTGCCTGCGCCAAGCACGCAATGGTCGATTCTTTACAACGCCTTGGGCGTGTTTGCGTTTGCTCAGGCAGCGTGGCTCACCTTGGCGCGTGGCTTACCACCTGTGGCCTCCACCTTGAGCGTGATGTTCATTCCGGTGTTGGGCGTGTTCAGCGGTGCATGGTGGCTAGGTGAAGTACTGCACTGGCAAGACTGGACCGCCGTTGTGCTGATGGTGGTGGCGATTGCTTCTGTGCTTTGGCCGGCAAAGTCGTCTTAA
- the tsaB gene encoding tRNA (adenosine(37)-N6)-threonylcarbamoyltransferase complex dimerization subunit type 1 TsaB, whose product MHTNQWLALETSTDTLSLAVSRGTQMWTHTSAGGALTSTHMIPQTLALLKEAGLALTDLQSVVFGRGPGAFTGLRTACSVAQGLAFGADLPVLPIDTLLAVAEEARVSAETAGEAPVTRVLAVMDARMEQVYVAAYEFMPQASTPPADALNDSSKQTSSQLSGAWRCVQAPELHAPESLTWPADWSQDSFIAAGNAWPVYAGRWPAALTATQRMALPTAAALLRLAPAAWAAGQAVPPEEALPLYIRDKVAQTTDERMQIKAAQIAQAAATTR is encoded by the coding sequence ATGCACACCAACCAGTGGCTGGCGTTAGAGACCAGCACCGACACCCTTTCGCTTGCCGTGTCACGCGGTACACAGATGTGGACGCACACCAGCGCAGGCGGTGCGCTCACGTCGACGCACATGATTCCGCAAACTTTGGCCTTGTTGAAAGAAGCGGGCTTGGCCTTAACGGATTTGCAATCCGTGGTGTTTGGCCGTGGCCCTGGCGCGTTCACGGGCTTGCGCACGGCGTGCTCGGTGGCGCAAGGTTTGGCCTTTGGCGCTGACTTGCCCGTGTTGCCGATTGATACTTTGTTGGCCGTGGCGGAAGAGGCGCGTGTGTCAGCCGAAACTGCGGGTGAAGCACCCGTGACTCGCGTGTTGGCCGTGATGGATGCGCGCATGGAGCAGGTGTATGTGGCGGCTTATGAATTCATGCCACAAGCATCCACACCGCCTGCAGACGCGCTGAATGATTCATCTAAACAGACGTCCAGCCAGCTGAGCGGCGCGTGGCGATGCGTTCAAGCCCCTGAGCTGCACGCCCCAGAGTCTTTGACTTGGCCCGCCGATTGGTCGCAAGACAGCTTCATCGCCGCAGGCAACGCATGGCCTGTGTACGCAGGCCGTTGGCCCGCTGCGCTCACGGCGACGCAGCGTATGGCCTTGCCCACTGCTGCTGCGCTGCTGCGCCTTGCGCCTGCTGCATGGGCCGCGGGTCAAGCCGTGCCACCAGAAGAAGCGCTGCCGCTGTACATCCGCGACAAAGTAGCGCAGACCACCGACGAGCGCATGCAAATCAAGGCAGCACAAATTGCGCAAGCAGCGGCAACAACACGTTAA
- a CDS encoding SGNH/GDSL hydrolase family protein, which yields MNPIFSRTLKAFCSVLAAALLSACGASHTVDPFVPTRIIGLGDAYNDTTSSIYTVRGTGTVESVVAQVAVWFGTASSNVSSYAASGSNISSLTAQISAAKSAVGGSFAATDLIVVTAGTEDIKAAYGAANPTVAAEAAADAFTLQIEQLIADGAKHILIMQPLEFSLTPYAASLRGTYALDLTTSPTAKFNAKVAGDLQRYVSRAGYSYNPVIFGGAGLSSTFNDYVSRGVVGVFANSTAPICGSASTLTGCGPQSSDSNYLFADGVNLTPAGNRWVASYMFNATRQGWR from the coding sequence ATGAACCCAATTTTTAGTCGAACCCTCAAAGCCTTTTGCTCCGTGTTGGCGGCCGCCCTGTTGTCAGCCTGCGGGGCCAGCCATACGGTCGATCCTTTTGTGCCGACACGCATCATTGGCCTTGGCGACGCGTACAACGACACCACAAGCAGCATCTACACCGTGCGAGGAACGGGCACGGTGGAATCCGTGGTGGCGCAAGTGGCAGTTTGGTTTGGCACAGCCTCTAGCAATGTCAGCAGCTATGCGGCCAGTGGCAGCAACATCAGTTCCTTGACGGCACAAATCAGCGCCGCCAAAAGCGCGGTGGGTGGTAGTTTTGCCGCGACAGACTTGATCGTGGTCACTGCAGGCACAGAAGACATCAAGGCCGCTTATGGCGCTGCCAACCCCACAGTTGCGGCTGAAGCTGCTGCAGATGCTTTCACGTTGCAAATCGAGCAGCTGATTGCGGATGGCGCAAAACACATCCTGATCATGCAGCCGCTGGAGTTCTCGTTGACACCGTATGCCGCGAGCTTGCGTGGTACCTATGCGCTGGATCTCACCACCTCACCCACAGCCAAATTCAACGCCAAAGTGGCTGGTGATTTGCAGAGGTATGTGAGCCGAGCTGGCTATAGCTACAACCCTGTTATTTTTGGTGGCGCTGGGCTGTCATCCACATTCAATGACTATGTGTCTCGCGGTGTGGTTGGCGTGTTTGCCAACTCTACTGCACCCATTTGTGGCTCGGCTTCCACTCTCACGGGTTGCGGCCCTCAGTCCAGCGACAGCAACTACTTGTTTGCCGATGGCGTGAACTTAACGCCCGCCGGCAACCGTTGGGTGGCGAGCTATATGTTCAATGCCACACGCCAAGGCTGGCGTTAA
- a CDS encoding uracil-DNA glycosylase, with protein MDTLHLDKRQRAMLAEMGVRVWSPMSEAAVMVAPAVETLAADTSASVPAEAVMQAHAEEAQSFAAASELTTQAIANAAGYDTAARHMPAPAAKAEPAPIVIQRPEGIDQMDWSALHNTVSTCQACTLCGSRQNTVFGVGAPAAEGQAPQVDWLIVGEAPGENEDLQGEPFVGQAGKLLDNMLGAMKLSRTGERTAEGGGVYIANVLKCRPPGNRNPKPEEVAQCLPYLERQVALLKPKMILAMGRFAVQALLRDAQPDVDTTPLGKLRGRVYQYQNVPVVVTYHPAYVLRNLPEKAKVWADLCLAMAHLRGSE; from the coding sequence ATGGACACCTTGCACTTGGACAAACGCCAACGCGCGATGCTCGCCGAAATGGGCGTGCGCGTGTGGTCGCCCATGTCCGAGGCGGCGGTGATGGTTGCGCCTGCGGTGGAAACTTTGGCGGCTGACACGTCGGCATCTGTGCCCGCCGAGGCCGTGATGCAAGCCCATGCAGAAGAAGCGCAAAGCTTTGCTGCTGCCAGCGAGCTGACGACACAAGCCATCGCGAATGCAGCGGGCTATGACACCGCAGCGCGACACATGCCTGCGCCGGCGGCAAAGGCAGAGCCTGCACCCATCGTCATTCAACGCCCCGAAGGCATTGACCAAATGGATTGGTCAGCCTTGCACAACACAGTGTCGACGTGCCAAGCCTGCACCCTGTGCGGCTCGCGCCAAAACACGGTGTTTGGTGTGGGTGCCCCTGCTGCCGAGGGTCAAGCCCCTCAAGTGGATTGGCTCATCGTGGGCGAAGCCCCGGGTGAAAACGAAGACCTGCAAGGCGAGCCTTTCGTGGGCCAAGCGGGCAAGCTGCTCGACAACATGCTGGGTGCGATGAAACTGTCACGCACCGGCGAACGCACGGCAGAGGGCGGTGGCGTGTACATCGCCAACGTGCTCAAGTGCCGCCCCCCTGGCAACCGCAACCCCAAGCCCGAAGAAGTGGCGCAGTGCTTGCCCTACCTCGAGCGCCAAGTGGCCTTGCTCAAACCCAAAATGATTTTGGCCATGGGCCGCTTCGCTGTGCAGGCCTTGCTGCGTGATGCGCAACCCGACGTCGACACCACGCCGCTGGGCAAACTACGTGGCCGCGTGTACCAATATCAAAACGTGCCGGTGGTGGTGACGTATCACCCCGCGTACGTGTTGCGCAACTTGCCAGAGAAGGCCAAGGTGTGGGCGGACCTGTGTTTGGCGATGGCGCACCTTCGCGGGTCTGAATAA
- a CDS encoding SemiSWEET transporter produces the protein MNYTEWIGYAAASLTTASFVPQAWLTFKTRDVSGISLGMYSAFTLGIALWLAYGLLIEAWPVVIANVITLVLAASILVMRLRFGRKASAMD, from the coding sequence ATGAACTACACCGAATGGATCGGCTACGCCGCCGCCAGCCTCACCACCGCGAGCTTTGTGCCACAAGCATGGCTCACGTTCAAAACACGCGACGTGAGCGGTATTTCATTGGGGATGTACAGCGCGTTCACCCTCGGCATTGCGCTGTGGTTGGCCTACGGCTTGCTGATCGAAGCTTGGCCCGTGGTGATTGCCAACGTGATCACGCTGGTGTTGGCGGCCAGCATTTTGGTGATGCGCTTGCGCTTTGGGCGCAAGGCATCAGCCATGGATTAA
- the uvrA gene encoding excinuclease ABC subunit UvrA, translated as MRHISVRGARTHNLKNIDLDIPRNQLVVITGLSGSGKSSLAFDTLYAEGQRRYVESLSAYARQFLGRLDKPDVDLIEGLSPAISIEQKATSHNPRSTVGTVTEIHDYLRLLFARAGTPYCPDHNLPLQSQSVTQMVDAVMALPEDTKLMLLAPIARDRKGEYSEVFNQLQAQGYVRFRIGGQVYEYDDLPELKKTEKHDIDVVVDRIKVRHEAPTAPVAPVAPSVGDVAVTPPTPGLRQRLAESFEAALRLAEGRAIALEMDTGVEHAFNAKFACPQCSYTISELEPRLFSFNSPVGACPACDGLGHQDFFDPTRVVAFPSLSLGSGAIKGWDRRNGHYFSLIESLAKHYKFDLDQPFEDLSPEVRQVLLYGSGDEEIKFNYGADGGKKMAKKHPFEGILVNMERRYRETDSPVVREDLSRYRGVRACTSCEGTRLRREARHVRVGEGDQMRGIYDISHTTLGECFGYFNTLQLHGAKAEIADKVVREIASRLKFLNDVGLNYLSLDRSADTLSGGEAQRIRLASQIGSGLTGVMYVLDEPSIGLHQRDNDRLIDTLKHLRDIGNSVIVVEHDEDMIRAADYCVDMGPGAGVHGGRVMAQGTPAEVEANPNSPTGKYLAQVLRIDVPKTRQPFLPVPPDELALQRKLDKTAPAHQVIRISGARGNNLKNVTADFPVGLLTCVTGVSGSGKSTLVNDTLYTAAAHTIHRAHDEPAAHDEITGLDYFDKVINVDQSPIGRTPRSNPATYTGLFTPIRELMAEVPTARERGYGPGRFSFNVPAGSGGGRCEACQGDGMVKVEMHFLPDVYVPCDVCHGLRYNRETLEVLYKGKNIAQILDLTVEDALLFFNAVPNIARKLQTLMDVGLSYIQLGQAATTLSGGEAQRVKLALELSKRDTGRTLYILDEPTTGLHFADIALLLKVLQHLRDAGNTIVIIEHNLDVIKTADWLIDMGPEGGSGGGTVVGVGTPEELAANPDSFTGKYLKRLLRS; from the coding sequence TTGCGACACATCAGCGTTCGCGGGGCGCGCACGCACAACCTGAAAAACATCGACCTCGACATTCCGCGCAACCAGCTGGTGGTCATCACAGGTTTGTCGGGCTCGGGCAAATCGAGCCTCGCGTTTGACACGCTGTATGCCGAAGGCCAGCGCCGCTATGTGGAAAGTCTTTCGGCCTATGCCCGCCAGTTTTTGGGCCGCTTGGACAAGCCCGATGTGGACCTGATTGAAGGCCTGTCGCCCGCCATCAGCATTGAGCAAAAAGCCACCAGCCACAACCCGCGCTCCACCGTGGGCACGGTGACCGAAATTCACGACTACCTGCGCCTGCTGTTTGCCCGCGCTGGCACGCCCTATTGCCCCGACCACAACCTACCGCTGCAATCGCAAAGCGTGACGCAGATGGTGGACGCCGTCATGGCCCTGCCCGAAGACACCAAGCTCATGCTGCTCGCGCCCATCGCGCGCGACCGCAAGGGCGAATACAGCGAGGTGTTTAACCAGCTGCAAGCGCAAGGCTATGTGCGCTTTCGCATTGGTGGCCAGGTGTACGAATACGACGACCTGCCCGAGCTGAAGAAAACCGAGAAGCACGACATTGACGTGGTGGTGGACCGCATCAAAGTGCGCCACGAAGCGCCTACCGCCCCCGTAGCGCCAGTCGCGCCTAGCGTGGGCGACGTGGCCGTCACCCCGCCCACACCCGGCCTGCGCCAGCGCTTGGCCGAGAGCTTTGAAGCCGCGCTGCGCCTGGCCGAAGGCCGCGCCATTGCGCTGGAGATGGACACGGGCGTAGAGCACGCCTTCAACGCCAAATTTGCCTGTCCGCAGTGCAGCTACACCATCAGCGAGTTGGAGCCGCGCCTGTTCTCGTTCAACTCGCCCGTGGGCGCTTGCCCTGCGTGCGACGGCTTGGGCCATCAAGACTTTTTCGACCCCACGCGTGTGGTGGCGTTTCCGTCACTGAGCCTGGGCAGCGGAGCCATCAAAGGCTGGGACCGCCGCAACGGCCACTACTTCAGCCTGATTGAGAGCTTGGCCAAGCACTACAAGTTTGACCTCGACCAACCGTTTGAAGACCTCAGCCCCGAGGTACGCCAAGTGCTGCTGTATGGCTCGGGCGACGAAGAAATCAAATTCAACTACGGCGCAGATGGCGGCAAGAAGATGGCCAAGAAGCATCCTTTCGAGGGCATCTTGGTCAACATGGAGCGCCGCTACCGCGAGACCGACTCCCCCGTGGTGCGCGAAGACCTCTCGCGCTATCGCGGGGTGCGCGCTTGCACGTCGTGCGAAGGCACGCGCCTGCGCCGCGAAGCACGCCATGTGCGCGTGGGCGAAGGCGACCAAATGCGCGGCATTTACGACATCAGCCACACCACGCTGGGCGAATGCTTTGGCTACTTCAACACGCTGCAGCTGCACGGCGCAAAAGCCGAGATTGCCGACAAAGTGGTGCGCGAAATTGCCTCACGCTTGAAGTTCCTCAACGACGTGGGCTTGAACTACCTCAGCCTCGACCGCAGCGCCGACACGCTGAGCGGCGGCGAAGCGCAACGCATTCGCTTAGCCAGTCAAATTGGCTCTGGCCTCACCGGCGTGATGTATGTGTTGGACGAACCCAGCATTGGCCTGCACCAGCGCGACAACGACCGACTCATCGACACCCTCAAACACCTGCGTGACATTGGCAACAGCGTCATCGTGGTGGAGCATGACGAAGACATGATTCGCGCCGCCGACTACTGCGTAGACATGGGCCCCGGCGCGGGCGTGCACGGCGGCCGCGTGATGGCCCAAGGCACCCCCGCCGAGGTGGAAGCCAACCCCAATTCGCCCACAGGCAAATACTTGGCTCAAGTGCTGCGCATTGACGTGCCCAAAACGCGCCAGCCGTTTTTGCCTGTGCCGCCTGACGAACTCGCCCTGCAACGCAAGCTCGACAAAACAGCGCCTGCACACCAAGTCATCCGCATCAGCGGGGCGCGGGGCAACAACCTCAAAAACGTCACGGCTGATTTCCCCGTGGGCTTGCTCACCTGCGTCACCGGTGTGTCGGGCTCGGGCAAATCCACGCTCGTCAACGACACGCTGTACACCGCGGCGGCGCACACCATTCACCGCGCGCATGACGAGCCTGCCGCGCACGACGAGATCACCGGCCTCGACTACTTTGACAAAGTCATCAACGTCGACCAGTCGCCCATTGGCCGCACACCGCGCAGCAACCCCGCCACGTACACGGGCCTGTTCACCCCCATTCGCGAGCTGATGGCCGAAGTGCCCACCGCCCGCGAACGCGGTTACGGCCCAGGGCGCTTTAGCTTCAACGTGCCTGCGGGCAGTGGCGGTGGCCGCTGCGAAGCCTGCCAAGGCGACGGCATGGTGAAAGTGGAAATGCACTTCTTGCCTGACGTGTACGTGCCCTGCGACGTGTGCCACGGTCTGCGCTACAACCGCGAAACGCTAGAGGTTTTGTACAAAGGCAAAAACATCGCGCAGATCTTGGACCTCACGGTGGAAGACGCTTTGCTGTTCTTCAACGCTGTGCCCAACATTGCGCGCAAGCTGCAAACCTTGATGGATGTGGGCCTCTCCTACATTCAACTCGGCCAAGCCGCCACCACGCTGTCGGGCGGCGAGGCGCAGCGCGTCAAGCTGGCGCTAGAGCTGAGCAAGCGCGACACCGGCCGCACCCTTTACATCTTGGACGAGCCCACCACGGGCCTGCACTTTGCCGACATTGCTCTGCTGCTGAAAGTGCTGCAACACCTGCGCGACGCGGGCAACACCATCGTCATCATCGAGCACAACCTAGACGTCATCAAAACCGCAGACTGGCTGATTGACATGGGCCCCGAAGGCGGTAGCGGTGGCGGCACGGTGGTGGGCGTGGGCACGCCGGAGGAGTTGGCGGCTAATCCGGATAGCTTTACGGGGAAGTATTTGAAGCGTTTGCTGAGGTCATAA
- the dacB gene encoding D-alanyl-D-alanine carboxypeptidase/D-alanyl-D-alanine-endopeptidase yields the protein MTCLHMPSLHSLTPRISPARWRYVGAPLVCTFAAVVMCTAALTAHAAPHSKAIRSEPPKHTAGDIGQLPPEVMAALQRAKVPSDNFHVMVVDTQATSTPRLSHQAQVRVNPASLMKLATTTAALDTLGPAFVWRTPVYVDGPVRDGVLQGNVYIKGSGDPRFVVERLWLLMRRIQGLGIQKIQGDIVLDRSAFDVPARDAASFDGEPLRPYNAAPDALLLNFKSLLIQFVPDRSANVARVQIEPPLAGVQFPATVPLSNGDCSDYRSALRADWSDPTRIRFAGNFPAVCGEKMWPIAYAAPQQFAQRAIAGMWQQVGGQLSGQVRDGNVPANLQPAFQMESASLAETIRDINKYSNNVMAQHVFLTLSQQQRGVGSFDASRELMQRWWHERVGGDVPTFDNGSGLSREERISAQALARLLQVAWASPTMSELMSSLPVTGLDGTMKRSKAQASAHLKTGSLRDVAGVAGYVDTASGKRLVVVAVLHHANANAARPALDAMIDWAGKQP from the coding sequence ATGACCTGCTTGCACATGCCCTCTTTGCATTCACTCACACCCCGCATCAGCCCTGCACGGTGGCGTTATGTGGGCGCACCGTTGGTATGTACGTTCGCGGCTGTTGTGATGTGCACCGCTGCGCTCACAGCCCACGCAGCACCTCACTCAAAAGCTATTCGCAGCGAGCCCCCCAAACACACAGCAGGGGACATCGGCCAATTGCCACCCGAGGTCATGGCCGCGCTGCAACGCGCCAAAGTGCCAAGCGACAACTTCCATGTGATGGTGGTCGACACCCAAGCCACCAGCACGCCGCGCCTGAGCCACCAAGCGCAAGTGCGCGTGAACCCAGCGTCCTTGATGAAGCTGGCCACCACCACGGCGGCACTCGATACGCTTGGCCCCGCGTTTGTGTGGCGCACACCAGTGTACGTGGACGGCCCCGTGCGTGACGGCGTGTTGCAAGGCAATGTTTACATCAAAGGCAGCGGCGACCCGCGCTTTGTGGTGGAACGCTTGTGGCTGTTGATGCGACGTATTCAAGGCTTGGGCATTCAAAAAATTCAAGGCGACATCGTGCTCGACCGCAGTGCGTTTGATGTGCCTGCGCGTGATGCCGCCAGCTTTGATGGCGAGCCCCTGCGCCCCTACAACGCCGCACCTGATGCGCTGCTGCTCAACTTCAAATCGCTACTCATTCAGTTCGTGCCCGACCGCTCTGCCAATGTGGCGCGTGTGCAGATTGAACCGCCCTTGGCAGGTGTGCAATTCCCTGCCACAGTGCCACTGAGCAATGGCGATTGCAGCGACTACCGCAGCGCTTTGCGTGCCGATTGGAGCGACCCCACACGCATCCGCTTTGCTGGCAACTTCCCCGCGGTGTGCGGCGAAAAAATGTGGCCCATCGCCTACGCCGCACCTCAACAATTTGCGCAGCGCGCCATCGCAGGCATGTGGCAGCAGGTGGGTGGCCAACTGAGCGGCCAAGTGCGCGATGGCAACGTGCCTGCCAACTTGCAGCCCGCGTTCCAAATGGAATCCGCCAGCTTGGCCGAGACCATTCGCGACATCAACAAATACAGCAACAACGTGATGGCACAGCATGTGTTTCTCACACTCAGTCAACAGCAGCGCGGCGTGGGCAGCTTTGACGCGTCGCGTGAACTGATGCAACGTTGGTGGCACGAGCGCGTGGGTGGCGATGTGCCCACGTTTGACAACGGCTCGGGCCTGAGCCGCGAAGAACGCATCAGTGCTCAAGCCTTGGCACGTTTACTACAGGTGGCGTGGGCCTCACCCACCATGTCTGAACTGATGAGCTCGCTGCCAGTCACGGGCTTAGACGGCACGATGAAACGCAGCAAAGCACAAGCCAGCGCCCACTTGAAAACCGGCAGCTTGCGTGATGTGGCGGGTGTAGCAGGCTATGTAGACACGGCCAGCGGCAAACGCTTGGTGGTAGTCGCTGTTCTGCACCACGCCAATGCCAACGCCGCACGCCCTGCACTAGACGCCATGATTGACTGGGCCGGCAAGCAGCCCTGA
- the rimI gene encoding ribosomal protein S18-alanine N-acetyltransferase has translation MTAVSKPEVRLEPLTEARLDEVMRIENSAYAHPWTRGNFSDCIKSGYQLLALVGGDTLIGYFVAMEGVEEAHLLNITVAPEFQGQGYGVLMLDALALWARGRNAQCLWLEVRVSNARAMQVYERYGYRRVGERKNYYPADHGQREHAVVMSMTL, from the coding sequence ATGACCGCTGTTTCAAAACCTGAAGTTCGCTTAGAGCCGCTCACCGAAGCGCGTCTCGACGAGGTGATGCGCATCGAAAACAGCGCCTATGCCCATCCGTGGACTCGGGGTAATTTTTCGGATTGCATCAAGTCGGGTTACCAGTTGCTGGCGCTCGTGGGCGGCGACACCTTGATTGGCTACTTTGTGGCGATGGAGGGCGTGGAAGAAGCGCACTTGCTCAACATCACCGTTGCGCCCGAGTTTCAAGGCCAAGGCTACGGCGTGCTCATGCTCGACGCGCTCGCGCTTTGGGCACGCGGGCGCAACGCCCAATGCCTGTGGCTAGAAGTGCGCGTGAGCAATGCCCGCGCCATGCAGGTGTACGAGCGCTATGGCTATCGCCGCGTGGGCGAGCGCAAAAACTATTACCCCGCCGACCACGGCCAGCGCGAGCATGCGGTGGTCATGTCGATGACGTTGTAA
- a CDS encoding CYTH domain-containing protein, which produces MSTETELKLTLLAHDVPALLAHPLLATPPKVQWLRNTYFDTPSLALKAARMAVRERLAGDQWLLTVKTAGQSAHGVSRRQEWEGPTTPGALDFAALVTDSALAAQLMALRAELQPLFRTDFERHSWVVSHAGASIEVALDQGHITVPGTDLSEAILELELELLSGPDTALNALADALRHTPNGVIALTPSDLSKAQRGLALWSKPPHAAA; this is translated from the coding sequence ATGTCCACCGAAACCGAACTCAAGCTCACCCTGCTCGCCCACGATGTGCCCGCTCTGCTGGCGCACCCGCTGCTGGCCACGCCGCCTAAAGTGCAGTGGCTGCGCAACACGTATTTCGACACGCCCAGCCTCGCGCTCAAAGCGGCGCGCATGGCGGTGCGCGAGCGGTTGGCGGGAGATCAGTGGTTGCTCACGGTCAAGACGGCGGGACAAAGCGCGCACGGCGTGTCGCGCCGCCAAGAGTGGGAAGGCCCCACCACGCCCGGCGCGTTGGACTTTGCGGCACTGGTGACCGACAGCGCCTTGGCCGCCCAGCTGATGGCGCTGCGCGCCGAGTTGCAGCCGTTGTTTCGCACCGACTTTGAACGCCACAGCTGGGTGGTGAGCCACGCAGGCGCGAGCATTGAAGTGGCGCTCGACCAAGGCCACATCACCGTGCCGGGCACGGACTTGAGCGAAGCGATTTTGGAGTTGGAGCTAGAGCTGCTCAGCGGCCCCGACACCGCGCTGAACGCCTTGGCCGATGCGCTGCGCCACACGCCCAATGGGGTGATAGCGCTCACGCCCTCGGACCTGAGCAAGGCGCAGCGGGGGTTGGCGTTGTGGAGCAAGCCACCTCACGCGGCTGCGTGA
- the pyrF gene encoding orotidine-5'-phosphate decarboxylase: protein MTFLDMLSAAERQNNSMLCVGLDPEPTKFPDHIKGDSNKIYDFCAAIVDATADLVNSFKPQIAYFAAHRAEGQLERLMEHMRRVAPHVPIILDAKRGDIGSTAEQYAIEAFERYGADAVTLSPFMGWDSVQPYLKYHGKGAFLLCRTSNPGGDDLQNQHLASVDGQPRVYEHIAKLAQGPWNLNGQLGLVVGATYPKEIERVRELAPTVPLLIPGVGAQGGDAVATVKAGLRVSGDTTTGPIIVNSSRAVLYASKGADFAQAARQVAEQTRATLEAAKAA, encoded by the coding sequence ATGACCTTCCTTGACATGCTCAGCGCCGCAGAGCGCCAAAACAACTCCATGCTCTGCGTGGGCCTCGATCCCGAACCCACCAAGTTTCCCGATCACATCAAGGGCGATTCGAACAAGATTTACGACTTTTGCGCCGCCATCGTGGACGCCACGGCTGATTTGGTCAACAGCTTCAAACCGCAAATTGCCTACTTCGCCGCGCACCGCGCTGAAGGTCAGTTGGAGCGTTTGATGGAACACATGCGCCGCGTCGCGCCCCATGTGCCGATCATCTTGGATGCCAAACGTGGCGACATTGGCAGCACCGCCGAGCAATACGCCATTGAAGCCTTCGAGCGCTACGGTGCAGACGCGGTCACCCTCTCGCCCTTCATGGGCTGGGACTCGGTGCAGCCCTACTTGAAGTACCACGGCAAAGGCGCGTTCTTGCTGTGCCGCACGTCCAACCCCGGCGGGGACGACTTGCAAAACCAACACCTCGCCTCGGTTGACGGGCAGCCCCGTGTGTACGAGCACATTGCCAAATTGGCCCAAGGCCCGTGGAACCTTAACGGCCAATTGGGTTTGGTGGTGGGCGCAACCTACCCCAAAGAAATTGAGCGTGTGCGTGAACTTGCACCCACAGTGCCTTTGCTGATCCCAGGTGTGGGTGCACAAGGTGGTGATGCGGTGGCTACCGTCAAAGCTGGTTTGCGTGTGAGCGGCGACACGACCACCGGCCCCATCATCGTCAACTCATCGCGTGCGGTGCTCTATGCGTCCAAGGGCGCAGACTTCGCGCAAGCCGCTCGCCAAGTGGCCGAACAAACGCGCGCGACTTTGGAAGCGGCCAAGGCGGCCTAA